The following coding sequences lie in one Euhalothece natronophila Z-M001 genomic window:
- a CDS encoding glutathione S-transferase family protein — protein MIKLYGGKRSRAAIAQWYLEELQVPYEFITLDMENGEHRKPEFLAINPMGKVPAIEDNGFYLWESGAILSYLSDQYAKEQSTPQKRAEINQWILFANATLGPGIFIESSRETEKSKLFPPLNDHLSKHDYLVDNQFTAADVAVGAYLAYMPMMLQLDFSDYPAIANYVKRLSERDGFKASLGSRSN, from the coding sequence ATGATTAAACTGTACGGTGGAAAAAGAAGTCGGGCCGCGATCGCGCAATGGTACTTAGAAGAACTGCAAGTTCCCTATGAATTTATTACCCTTGATATGGAAAATGGGGAACACCGCAAGCCCGAATTTCTGGCGATTAATCCCATGGGAAAAGTGCCAGCAATTGAGGATAATGGCTTTTATTTGTGGGAATCTGGAGCAATTTTATCTTATTTATCGGATCAATACGCTAAAGAACAATCCACTCCACAAAAACGCGCTGAAATTAATCAATGGATTCTATTTGCTAATGCTACTCTTGGCCCAGGAATTTTCATCGAAAGCAGTCGCGAAACAGAAAAATCTAAACTTTTTCCTCCGTTAAATGATCATCTCAGCAAGCATGATTATTTAGTTGATAATCAATTTACCGCAGCCGATGTTGCTGTGGGCGCTTATTTAGCCTATATGCCAATGATGCTACAATTAGACTTTTCTGATTATCCTGCCATTGCTAATTATGTTAAAAGATTATCAGAACGGGATGGTTTTAAGGCCAGTCTTGGTAGTCGTAGCAATTAG
- a CDS encoding NADP(H)-dependent aldo-keto reductase, with translation MEYRQLGKSNIEVSLICLGTMTWGEQNTPEEAFEQMDYALEQGINFFDTAEMYAVPPRAETYGRTEEIIGDWFQSRKTRDRVILASKVAGKTSMDWIRGGKNQLDRPNITEALDNSLKRLKTDYIDLYQLHWPDRPNNRFGKLGFNLSQDELPPDEVEKMHEILTVLGEFVEAGKIRTIGLSNESPWGVMTYLYLAEKYNLPRMVSVQNAYNLINRKFEIGLSEVAVWEDCGLLAYSPLGGGTLTGKYLGGNIPPGSRRSLDSRSSRYDNPRTESATKAYVEVAKRHNLDPAQMALAFVNQQPFVTSNIIGATTMEQLETNIGAINLKLSEEALKDIEAVHNDNPNPAP, from the coding sequence ATGGAATATCGTCAGCTTGGAAAGAGTAATATCGAAGTCAGTCTCATCTGTTTAGGAACAATGACTTGGGGAGAACAAAACACTCCCGAAGAAGCATTTGAACAGATGGATTATGCCCTCGAACAGGGGATTAATTTTTTTGATACGGCGGAAATGTATGCAGTTCCCCCAAGGGCGGAAACTTATGGGCGCACTGAAGAAATTATTGGTGACTGGTTTCAAAGTCGGAAAACGCGCGATCGCGTCATTCTTGCCAGTAAAGTTGCTGGAAAAACCAGCATGGATTGGATTAGAGGCGGAAAAAACCAGCTTGATCGCCCGAACATTACAGAAGCCCTCGATAATAGTCTCAAACGCCTCAAAACAGACTATATTGACCTTTATCAACTCCATTGGCCAGATCGCCCGAATAATCGCTTTGGGAAACTCGGCTTTAACCTGTCTCAGGATGAACTTCCCCCCGATGAAGTCGAAAAAATGCACGAAATCTTAACAGTTTTAGGAGAATTTGTAGAAGCAGGAAAAATTCGTACCATTGGGTTATCTAATGAAAGCCCTTGGGGAGTAATGACCTATTTATATCTAGCAGAAAAATATAATTTACCGCGTATGGTGAGTGTTCAAAATGCGTATAACCTTATCAACCGTAAATTTGAGATCGGCTTATCAGAAGTGGCGGTTTGGGAAGACTGTGGCTTGCTTGCTTATTCTCCCCTTGGTGGCGGCACCTTAACTGGAAAATATCTTGGCGGCAATATTCCCCCTGGAAGTCGGCGCAGTCTGGATTCTCGTTCCTCTCGCTATGATAATCCTCGTACCGAAAGTGCCACTAAAGCCTATGTGGAGGTGGCAAAACGTCATAATCTAGATCCTGCACAGATGGCGCTTGCATTTGTCAATCAACAACCCTTTGTAACTTCAAACATTATTGGAGCGACTACAATGGAACAATTAGAAACGAACATTGGGGCAATTAACTTAAAATTATCAGAGGAGGCTTTAAAAGATATTGAAGCTGTCCATAATGATAATCCTAATCCTGCCCCCTAA
- a CDS encoding (2Fe-2S) ferredoxin domain-containing protein — protein MSEVSRLQETVNNLALQKIQRHIFLCADQTKPKCCSHEAGVESWNYLKRRLSELKLDQPNSDPSCLVFRTKANCLRVCCSGPILLIYPEGVWYQKATPEVIERIIQEHLLNNCLVEEYLFLHRCLPNSELQTDQVP, from the coding sequence ATGTCAGAAGTTAGTAGGTTACAAGAAACCGTTAATAATCTCGCATTACAGAAAATTCAACGTCATATTTTTCTGTGCGCGGATCAAACCAAGCCCAAATGTTGTTCCCATGAAGCAGGAGTAGAGTCTTGGAACTACTTGAAACGACGTTTAAGTGAATTAAAGCTGGATCAGCCTAACAGTGATCCCAGTTGCTTAGTCTTTCGCACAAAAGCCAATTGTCTGCGCGTTTGTTGTTCTGGACCTATTTTGTTGATTTATCCTGAGGGGGTATGGTACCAAAAAGCAACACCAGAGGTAATTGAACGGATTATCCAAGAACATTTATTAAATAACTGTTTAGTGGAGGAATATTTATTCTTACACCGTTGTTTACCCAATTCTGAATTACAAACAGATCAAGTGCCATGA
- a CDS encoding DUF4230 domain-containing protein yields the protein MIETKEHSPSLISDRNDESNLNPQQPITPPTRQSHPAVSFLKILVLLSLGGIGMVTLLILYSIWRTGDRAFTLVENFLTAPPPEPEVSVPTMIVSQVQEVSELTTSVFTMESIVPTQQDRKVGNLTVGTTRLLYIAQGEVRAGVDLSQMSTDDVVVNEDSVTVTLPPAKILDHKLDVSESKVYDYDRGFLNLGPDVAPELQTLAQQKTLDKVVTAACEEGILDQARDRAEITVTELLKASSKNHEAYSNIQVVSESSPSSTCTVK from the coding sequence ATGATAGAAACTAAAGAACATTCTCCCTCTCTAATTAGTGATCGTAATGATGAATCCAACTTAAATCCTCAACAACCTATTACTCCCCCCACTCGTCAGTCTCACCCGGCTGTGTCTTTTCTCAAAATATTGGTCTTACTGAGTCTGGGGGGAATTGGCATGGTAACCCTATTAATTCTCTATAGCATCTGGCGCACCGGCGATCGCGCTTTTACCTTAGTTGAAAACTTTTTAACCGCCCCCCCTCCAGAACCAGAAGTGTCTGTTCCCACCATGATTGTGAGTCAAGTGCAAGAAGTCAGTGAGTTAACCACCTCTGTTTTTACCATGGAATCCATTGTTCCCACCCAACAAGATCGCAAAGTGGGGAATTTAACGGTGGGAACCACTCGCCTTCTCTATATTGCCCAAGGAGAAGTTCGCGCAGGTGTCGATTTAAGCCAGATGAGTACCGATGATGTGGTAGTCAATGAAGACAGTGTGACTGTTACCTTGCCGCCAGCCAAAATTCTTGATCATAAACTGGATGTTTCAGAATCTAAGGTTTATGACTACGATCGCGGTTTTCTGAATTTAGGGCCTGATGTTGCCCCCGAATTACAAACCTTAGCCCAACAAAAAACTTTAGACAAAGTCGTTACCGCCGCCTGTGAAGAAGGGATTTTAGATCAAGCGCGCGATCGCGCTGAAATAACCGTGACTGAGTTATTAAAAGCCAGTAGCAAAAACCATGAGGCTTACAGTAATATACAAGTTGTTTCTGAATCCTCTCCCAGTTCTACTTGCACGGTAAAATAG
- a CDS encoding YaaW family protein: protein MDELRMALELATEEELKQITEILFCRRFNPLDYFGTPEPADIQSKEHSAWLDAIEHRFRFLAADGFTVLRQRSQQLSYRQVLIRVCSYLKISFSNQLSTTDLEAEIFLHLMSRAWKQLPAQEKASLNAKIQESLTEAKAPEPLPPQIQHNPINFLLKGGSVVAVSSILRPWLLQQIARQFAFHFARYQVAKNAVIRGGTAAAAQFQSHLTLKAAQQGMALNAARYGATRTVFSFLGPILWGCLVADLGWKTIATNYGRIIPTVFALAQIRLIRADEADWQFA from the coding sequence TTGGATGAATTAAGAATGGCTTTGGAATTAGCCACAGAAGAAGAATTAAAACAGATTACGGAAATCCTTTTTTGTCGTCGATTTAATCCCCTTGATTATTTTGGGACACCAGAACCAGCAGATATTCAAAGTAAAGAGCATTCAGCATGGCTAGACGCGATCGAGCATCGATTTCGGTTTTTAGCAGCAGATGGGTTTACCGTGTTACGTCAGCGCAGTCAACAACTAAGTTATCGCCAAGTTTTAATTCGGGTATGTAGCTACCTAAAAATCTCTTTTTCTAATCAACTTTCTACCACTGATCTTGAAGCTGAGATTTTTCTCCACTTGATGAGTCGGGCTTGGAAGCAACTACCTGCTCAGGAGAAAGCCTCCCTTAACGCTAAAATTCAAGAGTCTCTAACCGAGGCAAAAGCCCCAGAACCTTTACCCCCTCAAATTCAACACAATCCGATTAATTTCCTTCTTAAAGGAGGGAGTGTCGTTGCAGTTAGTTCTATTCTACGTCCTTGGCTCTTGCAACAAATTGCCCGTCAGTTTGCTTTTCATTTTGCTCGTTATCAAGTAGCCAAAAATGCTGTAATTCGTGGCGGAACAGCAGCCGCTGCTCAATTCCAAAGTCATCTTACCCTGAAAGCGGCTCAACAAGGAATGGCTTTAAATGCAGCGCGTTATGGGGCGACTCGTACAGTATTTTCTTTTTTAGGGCCTATTTTATGGGGTTGCTTGGTGGCAGATTTAGGCTGGAAAACAATTGCGACCAATTATGGGCGGATTATCCCAACGGTTTTTGCATTAGCCCAAATTCGCCTAATCCGTGCAGATGAGGCTGACTGGCAATTTGCTTAA
- a CDS encoding response regulator transcription factor yields the protein MKETVEQEAPKLLLIDDDPNLILLVQDYLEFQGYQVTTVDNGKEALETLEEEIPDLIICDIMMPEMDGYELVERIREDSRISWIPVIFLSAKGQPNDRVKGLNTGADVYLIKPFEPEELVAQVESSLRQANRFLERSQSNGGFAEEGEKIEVPEGVTLTRTETKVVQFVAQGLANREIAEKLDVSQRTVESHVSNMLNKTRLHNRTELARWAIQSHLAH from the coding sequence ATGAAAGAAACTGTGGAACAAGAAGCCCCAAAATTACTCTTAATTGATGATGACCCGAATTTAATTCTGCTGGTACAAGACTATTTAGAATTTCAAGGATATCAAGTTACAACCGTCGATAATGGTAAAGAAGCCCTCGAAACGTTAGAGGAAGAAATTCCTGACTTAATTATTTGTGACATCATGATGCCAGAAATGGATGGCTACGAATTAGTGGAGCGCATTCGTGAAGATAGTCGCATTAGTTGGATTCCAGTTATCTTTTTATCAGCTAAAGGACAGCCTAATGATCGCGTTAAAGGCTTAAATACTGGTGCAGATGTTTATTTAATTAAACCCTTTGAACCTGAAGAATTAGTCGCACAAGTGGAATCTTCTTTGAGACAAGCCAATCGCTTTTTAGAGAGAAGTCAATCTAATGGTGGCTTTGCAGAAGAAGGAGAGAAAATAGAAGTTCCTGAAGGAGTCACTTTAACGCGCACTGAAACCAAAGTGGTGCAGTTTGTTGCCCAAGGATTAGCGAATCGCGAGATTGCTGAGAAACTCGATGTCAGTCAGCGCACTGTGGAATCTCATGTCTCTAATATGTTGAATAAAACTCGCCTCCATAATCGGACAGAGTTAGCACGTTGGGCAATTCAAAGCCATTTAGCTCACTAG
- a CDS encoding O-antigen ligase family protein, producing the protein MLTSERLPRLWRWGQGMFLIFPFLPTFGSIGLLIIASVVVIKEKQELLKRPLVWGLLAFTLWLCVTSTTAAYPQEAWLGIANFVPFFIVLMGMSVLVETPAQLRRLAWLGVAAAIPIAILGIGQITANWTTPEGLQPMLGWHIAPSNRLESILLNANTAAAYLLVMFTLALGLWVEAYRWRKKQLWEWLGLTAIVFLLAGALFLTGSRNGWIGLLLVITTFVFYLRWYWLIAFGSTVVITILGAAFAPSPLNHWLRWIIPYYIWGRVNGEIYNRDFERLRTTIWQFAWELTQQRPLFGWGLRNFTPIYEQAAGTWLGHPHSLPLMLSTEIGIPGLLFFLILVGSAIARSIVLLTIWSELTPTPGAQQWQQDKLIFFTFIVAFLALTIFNFADVTLFDLRLNLLGWLLFAMIHGVSHNYRHLILGKKLVS; encoded by the coding sequence ATGCTAACTTCAGAACGTTTACCTCGGTTATGGCGTTGGGGACAAGGGATGTTTTTGATTTTCCCTTTTTTGCCCACGTTTGGCTCTATCGGTTTACTAATCATTGCCAGTGTGGTGGTGATAAAAGAAAAACAGGAACTCCTGAAACGACCTTTAGTGTGGGGATTATTGGCTTTTACGCTTTGGCTATGCGTAACTTCAACCACCGCAGCATATCCACAGGAGGCTTGGTTAGGAATTGCTAATTTTGTTCCCTTTTTTATTGTTTTGATGGGAATGAGTGTGCTGGTGGAAACGCCCGCACAGTTAAGACGTTTGGCTTGGCTAGGGGTAGCAGCGGCAATTCCGATCGCGATTTTAGGGATTGGACAAATTACAGCAAATTGGACAACACCAGAGGGTTTACAACCGATGTTAGGGTGGCATATCGCTCCCTCAAATAGATTGGAAAGTATTTTACTCAACGCCAATACCGCTGCTGCCTATTTATTAGTCATGTTTACCCTTGCTTTAGGATTATGGGTAGAAGCCTATCGTTGGCGAAAAAAGCAATTATGGGAATGGTTGGGCTTAACAGCAATTGTTTTTTTACTAGCAGGGGCTTTATTTTTAACGGGTTCTCGTAATGGTTGGATCGGACTTCTATTAGTAATAACAACGTTTGTTTTTTATCTACGCTGGTACTGGTTAATTGCTTTCGGAAGTACTGTAGTAATCACTATTCTTGGTGCTGCGTTTGCTCCGTCTCCCTTGAATCATTGGTTACGTTGGATTATTCCCTATTATATTTGGGGGCGTGTTAATGGTGAAATATACAATCGCGATTTTGAAAGACTCCGCACTACAATCTGGCAATTTGCTTGGGAGTTAACTCAACAGCGTCCTCTGTTTGGTTGGGGATTACGAAATTTTACTCCCATTTATGAGCAAGCAGCAGGGACTTGGCTAGGGCATCCTCATAGTCTTCCCTTGATGCTCAGCACTGAAATTGGGATTCCCGGACTATTATTTTTCCTGATCTTAGTGGGCAGCGCGATCGCGCGATCTATAGTTTTATTAACTATTTGGTCAGAATTAACACCAACTCCGGGTGCACAGCAATGGCAACAAGACAAGCTGATTTTTTTCACCTTTATTGTTGCGTTTTTAGCCCTGACAATTTTTAATTTTGCTGATGTTACCCTCTTTGATCTCAGGCTTAACCTTCTGGGATGGCTACTCTTTGCCATGATTCATGGGGTTAGCCATAACTACCGCCATTTAATTCTCGGAAAAAAACTAGTGAGCTAA
- the groES gene encoding co-chaperone GroES — translation MATVSLSVSTVKPLADRVFVKISPQEEKTAGGILLPDTAKEKPQVGEIVAVGPGKRNDDGSRTEPEVKVGDKVLYSKYAGTDIKLGNEDYVLLSEKDILAVVN, via the coding sequence ATGGCAACTGTATCCCTTAGTGTCTCTACAGTCAAACCCTTAGCAGACCGCGTATTCGTAAAAATCAGTCCTCAAGAGGAAAAAACCGCAGGCGGTATTCTTCTTCCTGACACCGCCAAAGAAAAACCACAAGTCGGTGAAATTGTTGCTGTCGGACCTGGAAAACGTAATGACGATGGTAGCCGTACCGAACCAGAAGTAAAAGTCGGTGATAAAGTTCTCTATTCTAAATACGCTGGAACTGATATCAAACTCGGTAACGAAGACTACGTTCTTTTATCCGAAAAAGACATTCTTGCAGTTGTTAACTAA
- the cobO gene encoding cob(I)yrinic acid a,c-diamide adenosyltransferase, producing MTNSETQLSSEAYKQKMQRRKEVQEQRLQARSKEKGLVIINTGPGKGKTSAALGMVVRSLGHGFKVAIIQFIKGAWEPAERRVFEQWQDQLVFHAMGEGFTWETQDRERDTEKAQEAWNTSLTYIHDPNYRLVLLDEINVALKLGYLDVQSVIEGLEGKPEDSHVILTGRGAKDELIEAADLVTEMNLIKHPFREQGVKAQAGIEF from the coding sequence ATGACCAACTCAGAAACTCAACTCTCTTCCGAAGCCTATAAACAGAAAATGCAACGGCGGAAGGAAGTGCAAGAACAAAGACTGCAAGCCCGATCCAAAGAAAAGGGCTTAGTTATCATTAATACTGGCCCGGGAAAAGGCAAAACCAGTGCCGCATTAGGAATGGTAGTACGTTCCCTTGGGCATGGCTTTAAAGTTGCCATCATTCAGTTTATCAAAGGGGCTTGGGAACCCGCAGAAAGAAGAGTCTTTGAACAGTGGCAAGATCAACTTGTCTTTCACGCCATGGGAGAAGGCTTTACTTGGGAAACTCAAGATCGAGAAAGAGATACCGAAAAAGCCCAAGAAGCATGGAATACCAGCTTAACTTATATCCATGATCCCAACTATCGCCTAGTATTACTGGATGAAATTAATGTTGCCCTGAAATTAGGCTATCTTGATGTGCAAAGTGTCATAGAAGGCTTAGAAGGCAAACCAGAAGACTCTCATGTTATCTTAACGGGTCGAGGGGCAAAAGATGAGTTAATTGAAGCTGCGGATTTAGTCACAGAAATGAACTTAATTAAACATCCTTTTCGGGAACAAGGGGTTAAAGCCCAAGCTGGAATTGAGTTTTAA